From the genome of Rhizobacter sp. AJA081-3:
GCGGCTACACCGACGTCATCTTCGTCGACGCGATGACCAACCACCTGACCGACGATCAGGTGCGCCAGCGCATCGCCGACCTGCAGCCCGACGTGATCGGCTGCACCGCCATCACGCCGGCGATCTACAAGGCCGAGCGGCTGCTGCAGATCGCCAAGGAAGTGAAGCCCGACGTCGTCACCGTGCTGGGCGGCATCCACGGCACCTTCATGTACCCGCAGGTGCTGAAGGAAGCGCCGTGGATCGACGCCGTGGTGCGTGGCGAGGGCGAGCAGGTGTTCCTCAACCTCGTCACCGCCGTCGACACCGGCGACTGGGCACGCGACCGCAACTGCGTGCGCGGCATCGCCTACCTCGACCGCAGCACCGAGGCCGGCAAGGTGGTGGCCACGCCCGCCGAGCCGACCATCCAGGACCTGGACCGCATCGCGCCGGACTGGGGCATCCTCGACTGGGGCCAGTACATCTACATCCCGATGGGCGTGCGCGTGGCGATCCCGAACTTCGCGCGCGGCTGCCCCTTTACCTGCACCTTCTGCAGCCAGTGGAAGTTCTGGCGCGACTACCGCGTGCGCGATCCCATCAAGGTGGTCGACGAGATCGAGACCCTGGTGCGCGACCACCAGGTCGGCTTCTTCATCCTCGCCGACGAGGAGCCGACCATCCACCGCAAGAAGTTCATCGCCTTCTGCGAAGAGCTCATCAAGCGCAAGCTGCCGGTGCTGTGGGGCATCAACACCCGCGTGACCGACATCCTGCGCGACGAGAAGCTGCTGCCGATGTTCCGCGAGGCCGGGCTGATCCACGTCTCGCTCGGCACCGAGGCGGCGGCGCAGCTCAAGCTCGACCGCTTCAACAAGGAAACCACGATCGAGCAGAACAAGAAGGCCATCCGCCTGCTGCGCGAGGCCGGCATCGTCACCGAGGCGCAGTTCATCGTCGGTCTGGAGAACGAGACCCGCGAGA
Proteins encoded in this window:
- the bchE gene encoding magnesium-protoporphyrin IX monomethyl ester anaerobic oxidative cyclase, with translation MRVLLMHPNYHSGGAEIAGNWPPAWVAYLTGYLKAGGYTDVIFVDAMTNHLTDDQVRQRIADLQPDVIGCTAITPAIYKAERLLQIAKEVKPDVVTVLGGIHGTFMYPQVLKEAPWIDAVVRGEGEQVFLNLVTAVDTGDWARDRNCVRGIAYLDRSTEAGKVVATPAEPTIQDLDRIAPDWGILDWGQYIYIPMGVRVAIPNFARGCPFTCTFCSQWKFWRDYRVRDPIKVVDEIETLVRDHQVGFFILADEEPTIHRKKFIAFCEELIKRKLPVLWGINTRVTDILRDEKLLPMFREAGLIHVSLGTEAAAQLKLDRFNKETTIEQNKKAIRLLREAGIVTEAQFIVGLENETRETLEETYQMARDWNPDMANWAMYTPWPFSDLFQELGDKVEVFDFEKYNFVTPIMKPEAMDRAELLDRVMHNYRRFFMNKTFFQYPWTRDKTRRKYLMGCLKAFLKSGFERTFYDLGRVGYTGPQSKKKVDFAFDAGRTFERPSQAAIAEADAGWVTMHGPKIEHKRRQGELNAAMAISACGGGSEQMSEEEAAKV